A single Phycisphaerae bacterium DNA region contains:
- the amrS gene encoding AmmeMemoRadiSam system radical SAM enzyme, which produces MAAVISLKNLLEESTVAADPALVRVESEAAVRCLACGHRCLIKPGRAGVCRVRFNHEGELRVPSGYVAGIQIDPIEKKPFYHAFPGRDALSFGMLGCDFHCAYCQNWVTSQALRDDEAISRPQAVTAEDVVRMAVDHGVRVMVSTYNEPLITSEWAVRIFERARSHGITCGYVSNGNGTPEVLRFLRPFVDLYKVDLKSFDDRHYRELGGVLSNVLATIEQLVAMKYWVEIVTLVIPGFNDGDDELRSIAAFLAGVSRDIPWHVTAFHPDYRMTDPGRTPEATLIRAHEIGRSAGLRYVYAGNAAGAVGNRENTCCPACGSTVIERRGFDVRRNRMRTPGLCPDCGTHIAGVFEPNAPVRSEGSGIPMPVRN; this is translated from the coding sequence ATGGCCGCCGTCATATCATTGAAAAATCTGCTCGAAGAGAGCACCGTGGCTGCGGATCCCGCGCTAGTTCGCGTCGAATCCGAGGCCGCTGTTCGCTGCCTTGCCTGCGGCCACCGTTGCCTGATTAAGCCCGGACGAGCCGGCGTGTGCCGCGTGCGATTCAATCACGAGGGTGAGTTGCGCGTGCCTTCGGGTTATGTCGCCGGAATACAGATCGACCCGATCGAGAAGAAACCGTTCTATCACGCCTTCCCGGGGCGCGATGCGCTTTCCTTCGGAATGCTCGGTTGCGATTTCCATTGCGCGTATTGCCAGAATTGGGTCACTTCGCAAGCGCTCCGCGACGACGAGGCGATCAGCCGTCCGCAGGCGGTCACGGCCGAGGACGTTGTTCGGATGGCCGTCGATCACGGCGTGCGGGTCATGGTCTCCACCTATAACGAACCGCTCATCACCAGCGAATGGGCGGTCCGGATCTTTGAGCGCGCCAGATCACATGGCATCACCTGCGGCTACGTTTCCAACGGCAACGGCACGCCTGAAGTGCTCCGCTTCCTGCGACCGTTCGTCGATTTGTACAAGGTCGATCTCAAGAGTTTCGACGATCGCCATTATCGCGAACTCGGCGGCGTGCTCTCCAATGTCCTGGCGACGATTGAACAACTCGTCGCGATGAAATACTGGGTCGAGATCGTCACGCTGGTCATTCCCGGTTTCAATGATGGCGATGACGAACTTCGGTCGATCGCCGCGTTCCTTGCCGGTGTGTCGCGCGACATACCCTGGCATGTCACTGCGTTTCACCCGGACTACAGAATGACCGATCCTGGCCGAACCCCCGAGGCCACGCTCATCCGCGCGCACGAAATCGGCAGATCCGCGGGTTTGAGATATGTTTACGCTGGCAACGCCGCCGGCGCGGTCGGCAATCGTGAAAACACTTGTTGTCCGGCGTGCGGCTCAACCGTCATCGAACGCCGTGGATTTGACGTTCGGCGGAATCGAATGCGAACTCCGGGCTTATGTCCTGATTGCGGCACGCACATTGCTGGCGTTTTCGAGCCGAACGCACCGGTACGATCTGAGGGGTCGGGCATTCCGATGCCGGTCCGGAATTAG
- a CDS encoding zf-TFIIB domain-containing protein yields the protein MKCPKCASEMDLQQVGRITIDRCTGCRGVWLDAREAERIRDDTDAVAGIESGASQSPGRASNAHASLDGVGPIQCPRCGTRMIQLVVESRLPLYFEHCGGCNGVFLDQGELLAMTEVDLEDWLRATIPGVFRLRLPPA from the coding sequence GTGAAATGCCCGAAATGCGCATCAGAAATGGATTTGCAGCAGGTAGGCCGGATCACTATAGACCGCTGCACCGGTTGCCGGGGAGTCTGGCTCGACGCGAGGGAGGCCGAGCGGATCCGCGACGACACCGACGCGGTCGCCGGCATTGAGTCTGGCGCGAGTCAGTCGCCCGGCCGCGCTTCGAATGCCCATGCGTCGCTCGATGGCGTCGGGCCGATTCAGTGTCCGAGATGCGGCACTCGCATGATCCAACTCGTGGTTGAAAGCCGCTTACCGCTATACTTCGAGCATTGTGGTGGATGCAACGGCGTCTTCCTCGATCAGGGCGAGTTGCTGGCCATGACCGAAGTCGATCTCGAAGACTGGCTGCGGGCGACGATTCCCGGTGTCTTCCGCCTTCGCCTGCCGCCGGCCTGA
- a CDS encoding zinc carboxypeptidase, whose product MRIMPVTSFSIGRLRLLVPVLAVWCLNSSAAMGAERVEPIVAPSPVADSLPMLPDRDVTGPDARLIRISVDVFERQPADLQDWLHDRLDTCAIDRDDDGSRHAVLILSSDEVAALSLRGVPFEDSGSVADHILQFAPWNTLAIKRIPSIEPLLPGPVPPQSGADAVNPRGVPIDCQQIGTSLQPYDVFHNPGESLCFLQNLAAAYPDFVRLVSIGLSVEGRDIWALKITDNPDTVEPDEEVVLFKGVTHAREWATHETMLYLAEYLTSRYATDPQVQHIVDHTVVWLVPIANPDGYWYTWYGPAEQNARMWRKNRTVNAGSSCRGVDINRNYAHNWGYDNSGSSGNRCAETYRGPSAASEPETQAIQNFVAAHKPTISVSYHSYSQLWLFSWGYTSSVTAESFSSMRAIGKKLSELVFGVHGKVYVPGQSSYTIYATNGDYNEYAYARHGSLAFTPEVRPRTSAEGGFLLPEDQILQCAEENLAAALWLLDNAAGAIEVRKADSSPLFDYVPEEGVLSFSLPATPTQQQPENSIGFSTSFNNALFTLLNDALHNPPSFQSYPAHFEACGSGSGYELRVKSNAAARNWINALESYRALPYVFEDGADVMLSNVAPGINLIGIPSSVPVRLADVRVVKRRMQAATADFGATEVILEERSAAEDAANPAPWIGWQWDYVHPDGSIETSQLFGPNPFVLPFRSYRVQVNVPSYQFGSTQPSGAVYYLRFPGSSLDCDRNGVLDALDIDQGTSGDCNGDGIPDVCQTDCNGNGFADECDPLVSDVDYFVGQLLAEEPDPSNLCILDANADTLLNGDDIGPFVFRLIGN is encoded by the coding sequence ATGCGAATCATGCCAGTGACTTCGTTCTCGATCGGTCGGCTGCGTTTGCTCGTCCCTGTTCTCGCCGTATGGTGTCTGAATTCATCGGCCGCCATGGGGGCGGAGCGGGTCGAGCCGATTGTCGCGCCGTCCCCCGTGGCAGATTCGCTTCCAATGTTGCCGGATCGGGACGTCACCGGACCGGATGCACGACTTATCCGCATCTCGGTCGATGTATTCGAGCGGCAGCCTGCCGATCTACAAGATTGGCTTCACGACCGGCTTGACACCTGTGCGATCGATCGCGACGACGACGGCAGCCGACACGCCGTCCTGATTCTCTCCTCGGATGAAGTCGCGGCCTTGTCCTTGCGAGGTGTGCCGTTCGAAGACAGCGGTTCCGTCGCCGATCACATCCTTCAGTTCGCGCCGTGGAATACACTCGCGATCAAGCGAATCCCGTCGATCGAACCGCTACTTCCCGGCCCGGTCCCGCCGCAATCCGGTGCGGATGCGGTCAATCCGCGCGGCGTGCCGATTGACTGCCAGCAAATTGGCACCAGCCTGCAACCCTACGACGTTTTTCACAATCCCGGAGAGAGTCTCTGCTTCCTGCAGAATCTCGCCGCGGCCTATCCGGACTTCGTCCGCCTCGTCTCAATCGGCCTGTCTGTTGAAGGCCGCGACATCTGGGCACTGAAAATCACTGACAATCCGGACACGGTCGAACCGGATGAAGAGGTTGTATTGTTCAAGGGGGTTACGCACGCTCGCGAATGGGCCACCCACGAAACAATGCTCTATCTTGCCGAGTATCTGACGAGTCGATACGCGACCGATCCGCAGGTGCAGCACATTGTCGATCACACCGTCGTTTGGCTTGTACCCATCGCGAATCCTGATGGCTATTGGTACACATGGTATGGACCGGCGGAGCAGAACGCCCGCATGTGGCGCAAGAACCGCACCGTCAACGCGGGTTCAAGCTGCCGCGGTGTTGATATCAACCGCAACTATGCTCACAACTGGGGATATGACAACAGCGGTTCCAGCGGAAATCGGTGCGCAGAAACCTATCGCGGGCCGTCTGCGGCGTCCGAACCGGAGACACAGGCGATTCAGAACTTCGTCGCCGCCCACAAACCGACGATCAGCGTCAGCTACCACTCCTACAGCCAGCTTTGGCTCTTCTCATGGGGATACACATCGAGCGTGACGGCCGAGAGCTTTTCGTCGATGCGGGCGATCGGAAAAAAGCTGTCCGAATTGGTCTTCGGCGTTCATGGCAAGGTCTACGTCCCCGGACAGAGCAGCTACACCATTTACGCCACCAACGGCGACTACAACGAATACGCTTATGCCCGGCATGGCTCCCTTGCGTTCACGCCCGAAGTGCGGCCTAGAACAAGCGCCGAGGGCGGCTTTCTGCTGCCGGAAGATCAGATTCTTCAATGCGCCGAAGAGAATCTGGCGGCAGCCCTGTGGCTGCTGGACAATGCTGCCGGCGCGATCGAGGTGCGGAAGGCCGATTCGTCGCCGTTGTTTGATTATGTTCCTGAGGAAGGCGTGTTGTCCTTTTCCTTGCCGGCGACACCGACTCAGCAGCAGCCGGAGAATTCGATCGGCTTTTCGACGTCCTTCAACAACGCGCTCTTTACGCTGCTCAACGACGCCCTGCACAATCCACCGTCGTTCCAGTCCTATCCCGCGCACTTTGAAGCGTGTGGTAGCGGCAGTGGATACGAGTTGCGGGTGAAATCCAATGCAGCAGCCAGAAATTGGATCAACGCCCTGGAGTCCTATCGCGCGTTGCCCTACGTTTTTGAGGACGGAGCGGACGTCATGCTCTCGAATGTCGCCCCGGGGATCAATCTCATCGGCATACCCTCAAGCGTTCCGGTGCGGCTTGCCGACGTCAGGGTCGTCAAGCGGCGCATGCAGGCCGCCACGGCGGATTTCGGCGCAACCGAAGTTATCCTCGAGGAACGATCAGCCGCCGAAGATGCCGCGAATCCGGCACCGTGGATTGGCTGGCAGTGGGATTATGTCCACCCGGACGGATCAATCGAAACATCGCAGTTGTTCGGGCCGAATCCGTTTGTCCTCCCTTTCCGGTCCTATCGCGTTCAGGTCAATGTCCCGTCGTATCAGTTCGGCAGCACGCAGCCTTCGGGCGCGGTGTATTACCTGCGATTTCCGGGATCGTCCCTGGATTGCGACCGTAACGGCGTGCTGGACGCGCTCGATATCGACCAGGGTACCAGCGGCGACTGCAACGGCGATGGTATCCCGGACGTCTGCCAGACCGACTGCAACGGCAACGGCTTCGCGGATGAATGCGATCCGCTTGTATCCGATGTGGATTATTTCGTCGGGCAGCTCCTCGCCGAAGAGCCCGATCCTTCGAATCTCTGCATTCTCGACGCCAATGCCGACACGCTGCTCAACGGCGACGATATCGGCCCGTTCGTCTTTCGCCTGATAGGCAACTGA